In bacterium, one genomic interval encodes:
- a CDS encoding universal stress protein encodes MDIKRILTPIDFSSRSRDEIRWAITLSRNFGSELLVLHVVPAEAADAALKGTGKSWDIVRAELIAEASLLVDEVCRELSVAGLEHEEHIVTGDPVEEILKTTLREKADLIVLSSRSRTGLSHALLGSVTEEIVRRAPVPVFTLNRETTAEAA; translated from the coding sequence ATGGACATCAAACGAATTTTGACGCCGATTGATTTTTCTTCGCGCAGCCGAGACGAGATCCGTTGGGCCATTACCTTGTCCCGCAATTTCGGCTCCGAACTCCTTGTCCTGCACGTTGTTCCCGCCGAGGCGGCGGATGCGGCCTTGAAGGGAACCGGAAAGAGCTGGGACATCGTCCGCGCGGAGTTGATTGCCGAGGCGAGTCTCCTCGTTGATGAAGTTTGCCGGGAGCTTTCCGTGGCAGGCCTGGAGCATGAAGAACACATCGTCACCGGCGACCCGGTAGAGGAAATCCTGAAGACCACGCTAAGGGAAAAGGCCGACCTCATCGTTCTCTCTTCCCGGAGCCGGACGGGACTCTCCCATGCGCTTCTCGGGAGCGTCACCGAAGAGATCGTGCGGCGCGCGCCGGTGCCTGTCTTCACATTGAATCGCGAAACCACCGCCGAGGCTGCATGA
- a CDS encoding universal stress protein: protein MMKRILVPLDGSPLAEEILSRVRDFAMTQGAQVILLRVAFALVFPGSDPSENQIKVVEEANLYVDEMKRKLEAEGMEAEGVVRYGFPAQEILEHAARNNIDLIAMATHGRSGPTRWVLGSVAEEVLRHSQIPVLLFRASKTADKKYVPGSAFAQPN from the coding sequence ATGATGAAGAGAATTCTCGTTCCTCTCGATGGTTCGCCGCTGGCCGAGGAAATCTTGTCGCGGGTCCGCGATTTTGCGATGACCCAGGGCGCCCAGGTGATTCTGCTGCGCGTGGCGTTCGCACTGGTATTTCCCGGCTCCGACCCCTCGGAGAATCAGATCAAAGTGGTCGAAGAAGCCAATCTGTACGTTGACGAGATGAAGCGGAAACTCGAGGCGGAGGGCATGGAGGCGGAGGGCGTTGTCCGCTACGGATTTCCCGCCCAGGAGATTCTGGAGCATGCCGCCCGAAACAACATCGATCTCATCGCGATGGCCACACACGGCCGGAGTGGGCCGACGCGATGGGTTCTCGGCAGCGTGGCCGAGGAAGTGCTGCGCCATTCCCAGATTCCGGTCCTGCTATTTCGGGCGTCAAAGACAGCCGATAAAAAATACGTTCCCGGCTCGGCTTTCGCCCAGCCCAATTAA